In the Silene latifolia isolate original U9 population chromosome 1, ASM4854445v1, whole genome shotgun sequence genome, acatataacactTTCCCATGCATGTATAAGGTAAGTATTAAGACACCCTTGCTTTAGAGGTTAGAACGGTGCTGTTCTATACATGTGGTTATGTAATAGAATGTTTATGGTCAGGGGGAGTGTACTTGGATTATCCAGCAACACTAATTTGTGAGAGTGTAATTCATATTCTTTTGCATCCCTCATCTTTCTTACTTTAATTGCACCACATATGCAGATATCATAGTAGAGGAGGCAGAGGACGAGGAGGCGAGCGAGAGGTTCTTCAAGCAACACGAATCGGGTTTTTGAGTGTCTCAACCATCTTAAGCCTGTTATTGGTATGCTATTCGATAAGCTTGAACTAGGTGTTGAGTTTTATGAAGCATATGCAAAAGAATGTGGGTTTGTGACTAGATTAAGCTCACTAAAGTCTAAAAACGGTGTCGTTACGCATAAAAACGTTGTGTGTAATAAGGCTGGAGTATGTGAAGCGAAAGGGAAAAATCACCGGAGGCAAAGGACTAGGATAGAATGTCCTTCTTGTATTAAATTTAAGCGAATTTTGGAGGAAGGTCCTGATATGGGTAAATACCAAATATATGGTTTTCATGAAGGTCATAATCATATGCTACAAACACCATCAACAATGGTACATTTGACACAAACGAGAGAGTTGAATGCAgttcacaaaaaaaaattataattgacAACTCCAAAAATAACATAGGTCCAGTTAAGTCGTATAGGTTGTTCAAGGAGTATGTTAGAGGTTATAGGAATATGGGTGCGTCATTGGAAGACTTTAAGAACTTTTCTACAGATATCAAAAATTATTTATCAGAGGGGGATGCTCAAATGCTTATTGAgcattttatgaagataaaacacatgtgtccatctttttattttgattttgaggtaGACGAGATAGGTCGATTGTCACATGTGTTTTGGGATGACCCTATAATTAAAAACTATTTGCTATTCGGGGACATGACCTCTTTTGATACGACCTTTAGAAAAAACAAGTATAGGATGATATTTGGCCCTTTCACGGGGGTGGATAATCATAAGAGATGTGTGACCTTTGGGGCTGGACTTATTATTAATGAGAGCAAGGACTCCTTTGCTTCGCTATTTACGAAATTCGTAGAGGCTATTGGGGGTCGTCATCCAGTTTGTATGATAACTGATGAAGATCCGGGgatagaagaaggaatgaaattagcctggaaagacaaggtgcaacacagatattgcatgtggcacatactGAAAAAGTTGCCTGAGAAGGTAGGGCCTGTAATATGTAAAGATACTGAGTTTTTGAAGAAGATAAACCGATATGTTTGGAGCGAAGATGTGGAGCCGCCTGAATTTGAGGAAAGGTGGACAACACTAGTTGAATCTCATGGGTTGTCGGATAACGAGTGGCTTAAGGAGAAGTACAAAATTAAAAATATGTGGGTTCCAGCTTACTTTCGCGACCTGTTTTTAGGAGGTTTGATGAGAACGACCTCCAGGTCAGAGTCAGAAAACCACTTTTTCAGCAACTTCACTAATCCTAATTTAACCCTAGTTgagttttggatgagatttgagagtgcgATGGATGCACAAAGATGGACTCATTTGAAACTCGTTGCACAATAAAAAAACTCCTTCCCCTAGTTGTTGACTCCATTAGccctagaaaagcatgcatcAGAAATCTACACTCCAACAATTTTCGGCGAGTTTCAAAAGGAAGTCGAAGCAGCTTGATATTCAAGTGGTGTTGgggataaagaaaaagataaaacaTATCCAATTCTATACACAAATATCATAGATCAAGTTAGAAACAAAATGTATAAGGTTGGTTTTAAGAAGGATGATGTTTCAGTGGTATGCACTTGCAAGAAGTTTGAAAGATATGGAATACTCTGTCGACATGCTCTGTGTGTCTTTAAAGATCGGGGAATTCAAAAAGTTCCAAGTGACTACCTGCTTAGTCGGTGGAGCAAACTAGCAACCTGCCATCCAATCGTCGACCCTAATGGCCAGTTGCTTGCTGATTGTACATCAATGGATGTACAGAAAAACAAAGTTGGTCAGTTATGGTTAGAGTTGTTTACTTGTGTGGCACTCGTTGAACAGAGTCCTGGGCATTGTGATGAGTTGCTTGGGATTTTGCGTGAGTTCAAGGAAAGGGTAAAAAATGCCCCTGATGAAAGTGGCAATACTGGTATTGCAaagataaaggacaagaatgCTGAAATTGGGATGCTTTTAGGAACAAGCATCCCTAATGAGATTAAGGTTTTGCCTCCAAGGCAGTGCAAAAACAAAGGCTCGGGAAAAAGGCTGATCTCACAAAGAGAACGAGCCGGGGAAGTGAACAAGAAAGCGCTAAGAAAATGCAGGGCTTGTGGGGAGATGGCGAACCACGACAGCAGGAATTGTGACCGAAGGACAACCGACAATGAGTagagtaattttttttaaagaatATTTAAAGCATTCGACATTTACCATATTGAAAAATTcgggatttttattttatttgatagatgttAGACATTTGCCTTATTGAAAAATTcgggatttttattttatttgatagatgttggacatttgccttattgaataattagggactttttattttatttgatagatgttGGACTTTTTTTCTTAAGACGAATGAATGTAACACTTATAGAATGTAAAACGTGAGTGTTCCTGTCACCATTATTTCGTTCACATACAacggtatttcatgcacatacacaTGTATTTCATGCACAAAGAACGTTATTTCATGCACATCATGGTTATTTCACTTGAGATTACTTTAAGATTTGACCTACCACTACATCCTTCTTTGCTACCACATCTCCAACCGTCGAAGTTAATAATAAAATTCCAAAATCTAAATGAAAATGCAACATTTTAAAAGTTCACTTGAGATTACTTTAAgatttgaccttggacacatgacttacatatttcatgcatgcaCACTGTTATTTCATGCACGTGGAACATTTTTTAATGCATTTACGATGTTAGAGAGATTTCCGTACAGCCTTTTCGTtgtccaattttgaaaattgtctctcgttttcgttgcctcgtgacatgttcgttgtccaattttgaaaattgtctctcgttttcgttgcctcgtgacatgtttCCAGAAGTAGTCAAGAAACATGACTTCATGTCTTACACACCTTACATATTCCAAAATCTAATATGTACTCTCAAGACTTAGTGTACTACATATTCCAGAATCTAATATGTACCAAGAATCTAATATTCCAGGGTCTACTCCCTTTGCACATCCCTCGACTCAAGGAATCAGATCAAAAAATGGCTCAGTATTTCGAATGTTGGATTAGGTCATCTGCCACTCCCTTTGCACATCCCTCGACTCAAGTGTTTAGAAAATATCACCTAGTGAtaatcctacaaaaaaaaaaaaaacggggcgtgggggggggggggggaatactGTTACGTAAAAGTCACTCTGAGAGAGAATCTAATGAAAAGAAGATTAAAATTAGGCAAAATTTAAATTAGGCATTCAAAAGTTCTTTATATTTACCTTTCTCGTGTTTCGCTTCCATTTGATGAGACGTGCAATCATACTCGTACCAtatgtagggaaatatccgtaaaattcccttaaattttaggactataacgtatctttaacatgtgattattgtcataaaacaaaaatacaagagaaaacgtTAAGAgaatagaatcaacctcgggtcctttgaaattcggcctaagaacagaaatcaaagtagatttcctcctaatcgttgcacccaagatcgtctgagactatgccccttgtgctagaattgctctctaattgccttgcaatattgagagagcttttgtgagatttttcgatgagagatctaggatttcagagaagagagctccaaaaccctaattttgtgtcAAATGAAAtgcattaggtcaaaaggagagaggctctctccttttgttgctTCGTCCAAACCGAGATCacaagggagggagtgggctttcactttctccttatttgtaactcgtggtccgactcaaaatgctaaaatgtatatgacgggattctattataaatcgtcatcggttattaaaatatcaactagtaacatgactcagtcgatatattaatacttgtccgacaatgacaatattgtataattaattaatttaatatacattaattaaatataatcgtttatattccatttacgaattaactgcttaattcgccttagccgttattatttaatccgtattaaataaatatctcaacatcgcgtttgactaattattagtcaataactccgactaactgtttagtcatattaggcatcaacatgaatgtattttcataccgtcacatctctcaaacgtatcctataggtgtgacttttagggaccagttgatcaccgccatcagtatgacaataacgtcaaacttatctagcaagccaaccgttattgataaccgtggaccaactgataataatacaaaagtataccctttgatccttttagagatttaaatgttattgcactaactgtagaagacaccagccccaacaagctcccacttgtccgtacaagtgtatgtgcgataaccgattctcatattcatttaaaatttctcccactcaatgtaaaacaatttgcagatccggatccgcaaaggtcgtattttacaatcgatctgtatctagagtggtttccccaactagagagtaactcaactgataaaacgaattcgtattcgagcatggccatgcatttcagttacaactcctcgagtggccctgagaaatatcgagtacctgataaaggctgaatatttccttcaactcgactccgcCGATCTAAGCACATCATGAAATGaccccgaaaaaatctacttggccccctgttacggatgaccgtgagaaagaaaccaaagtcacccaaaatctgccttagtctcaagagacaacatagtcaaaagaatcgactcataggatcaccatggaggtcctatccacgacctggcaccgaatgttataaaacatttaggactccatgtcgatgtcacaattgtgtcctacgagatatccgtataactcgcctctgtgattggtcagtcaaccttttgacttatggctcgttgaacccaccatcaaccaacgtcacaaaataattgccgagttatcactcacgtgggcaattaaggaccaaaatataatgtttgttcagttcactttgtggtgttcaaaaattgtcgtacaaaaccacatgaaaaacaaaatatataaatatcaaaacgatgatgtcgtatagagtacaaaagagaatgaatctaatccataaaagagtactacaactcaggaacacgtttaattcccatggaattaacatgcccttcatgcttatcttgtcgtaatggtttagtgagaggatctgatatattatcatctgtagcaatcttttctatcactacctccttttgctccacgtaatctcggattagatgagctttccgttgtacatgtctagacttgttgctagacttaggctccttagcctggaagatggcacctctattgtcgcaatagatggtgatcgggtcattcgaactaggcactagagatagtccttgtaagaattgacgcatccatatcgcttcctttgcgccttcgacgcggcatagtactcggactcggtcgtagaatctctttgtaacactttgtttggaactcttccaccgatctgcagcgccattaagagtaaaaacgaatccagaccgagatttcgagtcatctcgatccgtttggaagctagcatctgcgtaaccgattcttgcatagcttttgatcgcctccataagtcaatgcccaatctttagtcctccgtaggtacttaagaatgttcttgacagccatccaatgtgattcacctggatgatgttggaatcgacttgtcatactcaatccATATgctacgtccggacgtgtgcatatcatggcatacatgattgatcctatagccgaggcataaggaatccgtgtcatgcgctctttctcttccggtgtctctggtgcctgagacttgctcaaatgcacccctggagccataggaagaaacccctttttggagttagtcatgttgaatctctctaggatcttgtctatgtaatactcctgactgagagataatatccgacgtgatctatctcgatagatacggatgcccaaaattctttgtgcctcacccagatctttcatctggaaatggttcttcaaccataattttaccgaagttaagagaggtatgtcattcccaatcaggagtatgtcatcgacatacaatattaggaagacaatcttgctcccactcgacttgatatatagacatggttcctcgaccgatcgagtaaatccattttcttttatcacttggtcaaaacgatgattccaactcctagaagcttgcttaagtccataaatggaacgcttaagcttgcacactttcttaggatgttcaggatcgatgaaaccttcgggttgtaccatgtacaactcttcctccaaataaccgtttaagaaggcggttttcacatccatctgccaaatttcatagtcatgaaaagcggcaatcgctaagataatccgaatggaacgcagcatgactacgggtgcaaaaatttcatcgtagtgcaaacctggcacttgggtgaaaccttttgcaactagtcgtgctttatagatatcttgttgaccttccacagaatgctttatcttgtaaagccatttgcattgaaggggaggaaccttagcaggcaagtcaacaagatcccataggttgttctcatacatggagtccatctcggattgcatggcttcaagccatagctttgagtcggaactagtcatggcacctttataggttgcgggttcactactcgttaagagcagaatgtcatctatgtcatgttcctcgaccataccaatgtatctgtccggaggaatagagactcttcccgatctcctaggttcctcaagaaTACTAACCGCTGCCGGGATTGAAgcaactggttcctccaatggttgctcggtatttggttctggaatctccgacggctcgaaggttctattactcttcgcattctcgagaaattccttctctaagaatgtcgcactagccgcaacaaatacacgttgttcggttggcgaatagaagtaatgaccaagtgttcctttaggataacctataaagtatgtcttgaccgatcgcgggccgagcttatcctcgtgtctccacttgacataagcctcgcagccccaaacccgtataaaggacaagttagggaccgttcccttccatagttcatatggagtcttgtcaacactttagacggacttgattaagtattagagcaaatgaaagagcataaccccacaatgaatcaggcaacacggtgtgactcatcatggatcgaaccatatcaagtagtgtttgatttctccgttcggacacaccatgcaattgaggtgttccaggtggagttaactgtagggcaatcccacaaattttaaggtgttgatcaaactcgtgagaaagatactcgccaccacggtccgatcgtagtgttttaatctttctacccattgGTTCTCAGTACCCGATTctcgtattctttgaatttctcaaaggactcacttttgtgcttcattaagtagacatagccatatctacttaaatcgtccgtgaaagtgatgaaatacctattgccttctcgtgcggtgattgacataggtccacacacatccgtatgtatgagtcctaataggtcagcagcgcgcattccaacacctttgaaggaaattcgagtcatcttgccaatgagacatgattcacacgtgccaaatgatcgaaaatcaaaggccgagatagctccattctgtatgagctgtttaacgcgtttctcattaatgtgtcccatacggcagtgccatagatacgtttgatctttgtcaccaacctttaacttcttattcattacgtgcaatatttcggtggtctgatctaaaacataaattccgttcatggagactgccttgccataaatcatatcgtgtaatgagaaaatgctagtattattctctattacaaatgaaaaaccaagtttgtcaagtgcagaaactgaaataatgtttttagagagactgagtacataatagcagttatataaaaataactcaaatccgctaggaagctggatcacgtatgttcccctcgagacggcagccactcgtgctccattcccgacacgcaggtccacctcaccctttacgaggggttcgatgtttcggaggccctgcacatgattgcacaaatgagaaccacaaccagtatctagtacccaagttccgtaacctgcgtggttaatctcaatcatatgaataaaagaagaagaagaagacataccaacaagaTTAACGTGaactgcttttatgtcctcatggtatacaggacatgtacgcctccaatgcccagtcttgtggaaatgatggcattccatgttaccagtcttgctctttgtcgcgcctgatgaggtgctcgactcaccaggcccactcttacctgatcccgacttcttaaacttcggtttgcctaccgctaggtctgcctgagctttgcccttacccttgcccttgtttgacacaacgagaacatcctgtttcaagctcccactaaactttatatccttctcggtctgcatttagtagggagtgtagttcatgaggacttttcttcaaatcattcatatagtaattcgctctaaagagcgcaaaaccatcgtggagtgaatgaagcatgcggtcaatcatgATGTTCTCgccgattttacaatcaagcgcctccgatCTCTCGACATTCgcaatcatgctttgagaatgtgtgcgctaaccggttggcccttctcggAGTTTCGCATCacgaagcgagtggtatgctcataggtcacgattctcggtgctttcgagaattccttagtgagcgtggtgaaaatcttatttgcaccttgggctatgaagcgtttctgcaaattggattccattgcaaaaatgagtacgtttttaatcgcacccgcttccatgacgaaatcgttatacttggcgatctcgttagctccggccgtggggcctgggtttgacgggatgggctctgtcggatatttgagcttccgtcggcggcgattccgtaatgccgcctcccgatcccgcgaagtttgatccatcattcttcgatccgagtagacgattcatccgattcatgaagatccgcccggactcacggtccaatgtggcacttggcattgggtcgtcggacggccaccattttgttattagcgatttaagtgatcgtgatctacacggaaaaagaaaggaaaaacaaaacgaaataagcaactcatcgaggtgatttaagtctatttaaaattcattttaacgtgtagactcattgcacttgtataatcgatctacctcaagaattatacaaatgatcccaagactcaatttccgtaaattgataagccaactgtttagctagttctatcgttagaactcttgttcgatagatttccgtaaatcctatctatagtccaccataatcacaggatcgtacgagtgaccatagtgttgagataaaataggtcaatcagttccaacttacccgacgtagaaggggtcatattatgcctaccgacgaagaagggattcattggagtttgacctataaagactattctcaatttttggttatacgaggaagatcccatcaacttagttttaattcattttaagtgaacgaaaaactagcattgcgtgaatgaattaatttaggtgatggcttaaataaaaacgtgtgatatctgtatatcaaagaaaactaacgcgtgacctctatatgagtcagttttcatgcaattattaggtggtttggttttaggcggaatatgatgcaaactatcgaaACGAtgaaaagcataaaaataaatgtaaaacgtaaataaaagtcctagtgtggcctatcctagtaaaaagaacataatacaactttggaatccaccgttggacccgagaagcttgtcttgatgttccatctttgtccatgcaatgagtgagcatccgatctccatctttggtcttctcaaaattacaatttaaaaattacaaaatataaacctatttacattctaaataaaaactgtaattacaaggaaaaaccaaaacggagatacaagatctcaaaatacaaccaagaccgtgttccatcattacggtaacacgttctactaaagccacactaagttacaaccgtttgaaaaattaaatacgtaataaaacatttaaggcattcaaaataacgataaataaaaatgcatcaactaaaacaaaatttattcgtgacataattccgtaattatgttaaatttatccaaaccacctttaatgattaaaattatgtgacaaaaccgctttaatcaacttaattttaatccaagataatccgttactttaaatcgctttaaaataactaaatggtacgtgagtgaaccgtttcactatcaagcgagtgcacaaaatccgtattatgcacattatggccgagagaaaaaaaataaaaacactaaaaatttatttttctttctttctttcacggcTGGACCgagagaaatttttttttattattaatcaGCTCATGCCGATAGcaaaacacgaaaaaaaaaaatttaagctgccaaaaccgtgagcaacaacaaccaaacaaaatcgatttgataacaattgcaatttaaacctaatccgtatagaaacaaaattacaattgacaaatttttaacatattgctatgattatcgtttaaaataacaatatgcaaagcacaaatcgaaaaacaaaatcAGACGATTGAGACTGATCAGCAGTAAGCCATGTGGCACGGGTTCCAatgcaaaaaaataaataaaaaacagcCGTGAAAAAATAATTCGGCCGCACGtttttttttatgcaaaaaatttatcgattcaatccgtttaatgaaaatcaacatgaaaaatttacgtggcctcgctctgataccacttgtagggaaatatccgtaaaattcccttaaattttaggactataacctatctttaacatgtgattattgtcataaaacaaaaatacaagagaaaacgataagagaatagaatcaacctcgggtcctttgaaattcggcctaagaacagaaatcaaagtagatttcctcctaatcgttgcacccaagatcgtctgagactatgccccttgtgctagaattgctctctaattgccttgcaatattgagagagcttttgtgagatttttcgatgagagatctaggatttcagagaagagagctccaaaaccctaattttgtgtcAAATGAAAtgcattaggtcaaaaggagagaggctctctccttttgttgctTCGTCCAAACCGAGATCacaagggagggagtgggctttcactttctccttatttgtaactcgtggtccgactcaaaatgctaaaatgtatatgacgggattctattataaatcgtcatcggttatcggttattaaaatatcaactagtaacatgactcagtcgat is a window encoding:
- the LOC141648172 gene encoding protein FAR1-RELATED SEQUENCE 2-like, which produces MYKVGFKKDDVSVVCTCKKFERYGILCRHALCVFKDRGIQKVPSDYLLSRWSKLATCHPIVDPNGQLLADCTSMDVQKNKVGQLWLELFTCVALVEQSPGHCDELLGILREFKERVKNAPDESGNTGIAKIKDKNAEIGMLLGTSIPNEIKVLPPRQCKNKGSGKRLISQRERAGEVNKKALRKCRACGEMANHDSRNCDRRTTDNE